CCACTCTCACCATACCCCTTGCCCAGGCCAGACCCGACCCCGGTTCCGCTAGACCCATCTGCACCCCCacctccgcccccgcccccgcccttaCCATCAGCATTGGCATATCCATTGCCGGGAGGGGCTGATGCAGAGCCACTCACACCACTTCCTATACCAGAACCAGATCCGAAACCAGACCCGGATCCACCCTTTGATCCTCCCCCAccgcctgctcctccccctcctccagacCCCTTGGCGAAGTTCCACTTGTTGCCCCAATGTCCACCGCTTTCACTATATCCCAAGCCTCCACCCGATCCAGACCCTCCACCCCATCCACTCCCGCCATTCGCACCACCTCCCCCGCCACCTCCTCCCCCACCACCCGAAGCACTGGAGGAGCTAGCTAGCATCCTTGCTGCATCGGCGAACCCAATGCTCACAAGGACAACAAAGCCAAGAGCTACAAGCTTGGTGCTAGTAGCCATTGCGAGTGAGCTGTGTGGAGTGAGACGGTCTGAGTTGGGTGCTGAGAGTGGAGAAGGTTGGGTGGGTATATATAGTGCTGGAGGCCGTGCATGAGTGCTTCTGGCAGTGCAGTGAATGGGCTATTGGATTAGAAGTTTCCTATGATCAGAGTGACAGTAGTACCTTTGACTTTGTATATGTCGATCTGGTTCCAGACTAGCcgctagcaagacgtgcagcatgtaATTGTCAGTAATTTATTGATTGATGAAGATCAACTAGTATGCAAGATATTCCCATCGCCTGACAGACAGATTAGTTATATCTGTTCGATGCCCTACACATGTGAAAGTACACGTAAGCTGATGATCGATGTAGCTAGGCGATGCGGTCACAGTGGACTCGGATCCTTTGACATTGGCATTTCCTATTAGTCTGCTCGCCGAGTTCATCGCAAATCGTGCATCGCCGAAACACCGCGGCGCCCGGCGACTTACCTTACCTAGGGTTTAGTAACCCATTGTCAACAACTTTGACCGAGTCGGGCACTCTAGTCGGTGATAAATGAAAATTACTTGTGTCCAAGTTGATCTAGTGGCAGGCtagggatccggcttgcctgctcccttcctCCGTGCTTCCACCTCATCCTACggttgtctttttttctttttttctttctaatctaatcatctccccccctgattttaagggggtggtgCCAGGCTTTATTTTGCTCCAATTAAATcaagccacgtatgcgggagcacgaACGGGCATACGCGCGGGAAGCAGGCAAGTATCGTCCGCAGGCTAGGACCGATCAAGCTGGTATTCCGTTCTCCAGCTGCATGCAAGGCTCCGGATCGGTCGGTAGAAACGAGAAGAGTATAGTTAGCTAGCTAGCCATGTTCACTGACGGCCGGGATCCCATCTGAATTTAATTGGTAGTTTGATTAGTATCAACAAAACTCGATCACTTTCCGTAGGTCTGACTTCTGAAATTAGGGCACATGGTCTCCAAAGTCCAAATACACATCTTCGACTGGTCTCGAATGCGACTAAGAGTATCTCTTGCAGATCCGGTAAACCGTGGTACCGTAAAATTCGTTTGCGGGATATTGTAAATCATTTTTGCGATACCGTGGGCTGCACGGCAGAGCAGAACCTGTAAAGCGTACTGCATAATTTAGACATACTCGTTCGCTCCACCATACATCGGCGTAATTTAAACATAGTTCATCACAAACTTGAAACATACAAGATTAAAACCTAAAATCTAACTAGTCATCCTTCTTGACATGGAAATGAAACTCCATCGTGGAGTTGGAGAGGGCGAACGCAAAGTCGTACTCTTCCTTGGCCACCTCTAGCCGCACGGCTGCCCCTTCTTCTCCGGCGGCGACCGCCTCCTTCGCCTTGAAGAACGCGAGCTTTGCCTCCCGGGGGTGCTTGGTTGTCGGCCAGAGGATCTCGTGGAACGGTCGAAGTACTGCCATGCCCGTCGGCCACCGCCGCAGGAGAGGGTGCCGTGCTTCCACACCTGCGCGCGGCGCCATTCCTCTGTCGGCGGGCAGATGGCGGAGCTCCCGGCCTCGTCGTCATGGCGGGCCCACTTGTGCGGCAGCGAGCTACCGCGGCCCTCTCGGCCACCCCACTCGCGTCCAGCGCTCGACATCAGGGTGGGCCTTTTGTGGTTGTGCACACGGCCGGCAAAGTGCAACCGGAGGGAGATGGATTTGTCGCCGTAGAGTACGAGTTTGCGGCGGAGGAGGAAAGGGGCCGCCCGTAAAAAGTACTGGGCGGGCCTTTTTGACGGTATCTGCTCGGTCCAATTTTTCCCTGTATACTGTAAATTTGGCAGAATTTTACGGGCCGGCGAGCTTATGCGGGATCTGCTAGAGGTGCTCTAACATATCCCCTCTGTCCAAATATACTGGCACTATTTTTTTCGGGTGGCACTAATATTTTTTTGATGTTatctttgaccatagattaaagcaACAATATGATGTTATGTTACAAAAAGTATACCATTAAATTCGTATATGAGAAAGGAGTTTCTAATGATAGAATTACATTATTAATCTTACCAATGGTCAAAGACAACTTTGAAAAATGTATTAGACCCTATATATTTGGATGGAGGGGTATATCAGTGTTAGGCATGTGGTGGGGACTAGGGTGTTGGTGTCAGTGTTGATATCCTGGGTGGCCACGCCGAATGCGATTATTGTTAAGTCCATGTATGATTTCCTTATTCTCCTTTCCGGCCATGAAATTATGGAATTGATTTTTTTTCTGAGAGTACGTAAATTGCGtatcatatttttatagaagacAGCAAACAATTTACAAGAAATACCGTAAGCAAAACAAATTAGGCTACCAGTTAGCAATCACACACCTACCCTCAATTACATGCTACTCTCTCGTAAATAACGTTTGAAAACACCTAGCTCCAGCCTTTCTCCAAGTGCGTACCTCATCAAGAATTAGATAATCGCTTTTCTTTCTTTCCACAAGCGAAAAGCAATGAGAATGACTAGAGAATAAAAGCTCTTTAGTCTTCTGCAATCCTTTTGCGcgatcttagggcatctccagccgttggcctcccCAGGACGCATACAAATCGCCCCCTGAGGACGAGCCGGCGATacactcggcgctgggggcggttttgcgcccagtcatCGCCCCCATCTCGCCCacaggcgccgaaattggcccactttgcagcccaatttcggcgaataaacggcccatatgggcgagagtaggcccatattcggcgtggtttcgccgtgtctcggcgttcaattatcaacacaattattccttatcacatatttcatcacaggaaaatcaaatacttcaacaaaatactacaacaagaaatagttcaatacaaattatatagttcaacaaataaaaactcgtatttcatcacgcggcgtcccccttgagcctccataggtgctcaatcagatctttctgcagttgatgatgcacctgtgggtctcggatctcctgacgcatactgagataggcagtccaagttgccggtagctggtgatcaacttcggctagaggaccctgcctgtagtatggttcagtgtcaaacactgggtcttcttgctcgctctcgatgatcatgttgtgcaagatgacacagcaagtcatgatctcccacatttgatctttcgaccaggtctgagcggggtaccaaacaacagcgaatcgagattggagcacaccaaatgcccgctcgacatccttcctgcaagcctcctgaagcttcgcaaaccaggcattcttgcctcctgccacagggtttgagatcgtcttcacaaatgtcgaccatctcggatagatgccgtcagctagatagtaccccttgttgtattggtgcccattgatctcgaagttcaccggaggagaatggccctcaacgagcttggcaaaaacaggagagcactgcaacacgttgatgtcattgtgagttcctggcataccaaagaatgagtgccaaatccagaggtcctgtgtggctaccgcctcaagcaccacactgcagccGCCTTTGGCgcatttgtacatcccctgccaaccaaatgggcagttcttccattgccaatgcatgcagtcgatgcttccaagcatcccaggaaatcctcttgttgcattctgggctaggatccgagcagtgtcttccgcattgggtgttctcaagtattgtggcccaaacactgccaccactgcccgacagaacttgtagaaacactctatgctggtggactcggccatgcgcccatagtcgttgagtgaatcactgggagctccatatgcaagcatcctcatcgctgtcgtgcacttctggatggaggtgaatccaagagcgctagtgcaatccatcttgcacttgaagcagttgtcgaactcccggatggaattcacaatcctgaggaagagcttttggctcatccgataacggcgccaaaatgttctctcgccatgaagtggagcatcgatgaagtagtcggagtagagcatgcagtagccttgcagacgatgtcggttctttgctttcacccgccccggcgccgagccacctcgacgcggcttttcattgctcgccagcagctgggcgagggcggcgagcaccatcagatgctcttcttcctggacgtcggccgtggcttcctcctccagcagcgcggcgagctcttcctcctcatccgagtccatcgccgagacagtcaaaacgccgaacaccttgcgctcggtgggcgtgtacccgccgttaaactgcgcctccgcggccggaaacggtggccggaaacgcccagctgctgcgggaggggctgccgcggcgaagcgctgctatttttcggcggggaatggctatctagaggAGTAGGCCGGCGGtcgtcgccgggatatagctagtggtggccgagggcgcgaggggtgcgaggcgagtcggggaagataaccttgacttttcccctgtcggtgtgggccagacgtgcttttccctagcgccgtagcccccaacggctccccagcgcgccgggttcgggatgggtccgccggcgctgttttcggcccaagccggcgaaaatcaggctcctgggggcgcgactgggccattttttcggcgccggcgcgaaaaaaacgcttggggaggccttcctgggggcgcgactggagatgcccttaggcacCACACCTCAAGGCTGTCCACTGCGGAAGGGATGGCGACAAATAGCCAGCGAAGCGAAACATGCAAGCCATGCCTGCCGAGCATAGCAAATGCATCTTGGCTCACACTCCAATCCCCTGTGaccaatactccctccgtctaggtgtataaatcatcttaggttgtgcaccgctgcatgtcgtgtttggtcggcttaagtcattgaaagcatgcatgacccgcatcttttattggttgatatgtcacgaaacaagaaacgaggtgggagttaatgtaccatgtcttaaggctggtcatagtgaggagtaacttagactagtaacatgcatatgttattagtctatgttactaccttcatgtgggtagtaacatatggatggtaacatgcaagccttcattaattgagatatagactcattttgcctcggggtgtgttatgttacagtaacatattatgttaccacaagcatctctttcctcattaactccatgccacataagcaattgTTTCTTGAGATGtgttatgttactacctaagttactcccactatagctagcctaagtgttttgggattcttTAGTTTTTGTAAGACCTCTcccaatgcattaaaatgcttagaAACTAATGTCCCTAATGCATGGGTACTTAGGTTTTGTAGCTAAGCCTCCTCTATTTAATAGTTTATTAATAAAACTCCTTCGTGTATTGGTTGGTAGTCTTTT
Above is a window of Triticum dicoccoides isolate Atlit2015 ecotype Zavitan chromosome 5B, WEW_v2.0, whole genome shotgun sequence DNA encoding:
- the LOC119306792 gene encoding putative glycine-rich cell wall structural protein 1, coding for MATSTKLVALGFVVLVSIGFADAARMLASSSSASGGGGGGGGGGGANGGSGWGGGSGSGGGLGYSESGGHWGNKWNFAKGSGGGGGAGGGGGSKGGSGSGFGSGSGIGSGVSGSASAPPGNGYANADGKGGGGGGGGGADGSSGTGVGSGLGKGYGESGVSKAPAPVAGGDGTSYSDAGGSGNGGGGGNNGNGGGVGAGAGQAGSDDTSGGFANAGGSGNGGGTTESVAEGPSLGVGSGAGSGAAQTGSTGSYGEGYATGMGGGMGGGNGESQNGGTGNGGGSGSGSGGGGYH